Proteins co-encoded in one Actinobacillus succinogenes 130Z genomic window:
- the bamC gene encoding outer membrane protein assembly factor BamC, with product MKKCLFPLSVLAVIVATGCGNTSPYANDSYEKHANAPTFTTIDTAGIRIIGQNDTYLLPATNVKKGENMDIRPPAIPMAIIGNSVAQFDGERASIIYPSEKAEVYNIRQMARLLEERSIKFTTKDNQIETDWTNFGAKTDQGETLLRYQINQVGNQEANALVVSVLEAKRDDILFTPSQKEKERYTSSLLNQFIGELNADYRSQAQAVATPTTTGPVQTAIITDGNNHLALAMSSEFQQSWSKLGDALPQLGFETEEETVGRGYRKLNYKPLGATEWARLGVNRPELEDGEYSMQISAHGKQSSVVISDEDGNAISGDAAQAMYRALANLISK from the coding sequence ATGAAAAAATGCTTATTCCCTCTATCTGTACTTGCGGTTATTGTGGCAACCGGCTGCGGTAATACCAGTCCTTATGCTAATGACAGCTATGAAAAACATGCAAACGCACCGACTTTCACCACAATAGACACCGCCGGCATTCGGATTATCGGTCAAAACGATACTTATCTCTTGCCTGCAACCAATGTGAAGAAAGGCGAAAATATGGATATTCGTCCGCCGGCAATTCCGATGGCGATTATCGGCAATTCCGTAGCACAATTTGACGGCGAACGCGCATCTATTATTTATCCGTCGGAAAAAGCCGAAGTTTATAATATTCGGCAAATGGCACGTTTGTTAGAAGAACGTTCCATTAAATTCACGACAAAAGACAACCAAATCGAAACCGATTGGACTAATTTCGGTGCCAAGACGGACCAAGGCGAAACTCTGCTGCGTTACCAGATTAACCAGGTCGGCAATCAGGAAGCCAACGCTTTAGTAGTGAGCGTACTGGAAGCCAAACGCGACGATATTCTGTTTACACCAAGCCAAAAAGAAAAAGAACGTTATACTTCAAGTTTGTTGAATCAGTTTATCGGTGAATTGAATGCCGATTACCGAAGCCAAGCTCAGGCAGTGGCGACACCGACGACAACGGGACCGGTTCAAACGGCGATTATTACCGACGGCAACAACCATTTGGCATTAGCTATGTCTTCCGAATTCCAACAATCCTGGAGCAAACTGGGCGACGCATTACCGCAATTAGGATTTGAAACGGAAGAAGAAACCGTCGGTCGCGGTTACCGCAAACTGAATTATAAACCGCTAGGCGCAACGGAATGGGCGCGTCTCGGCGTTAACCGACCGGAATTGGAAGACGGCGAATACAGTATGCAGATCAGTGCGCACGGTAAGCAAAGTTCCGTTGTCATCAGCGATGAAGACGGTAACGCTATCAGCGGTGATGCCGCGCAGGCGATGTATCGGGCGCTGGCGAACTTAATCAGCAAATAA
- a CDS encoding tRNA1(Val) (adenine(37)-N6)-methyltransferase, with protein MKAGNGFTFKRFHINHDRCAMKVGTDGILLGAWADLANSRSILDLGTGSGLIALMLAQRSDEDVQIHGVERDPAAARQAQENFRASPWAHRLYLHFGDIADFAQKCGQKFDNIVANPPYFAQGVDCRNHARNAARYTAALSHAQWLEIASSLLTEQGTIHFVLPAEQGKTLKQSTALYCVRQCDVISKQGKAAQRVLLSFMKEKKETAYSELTIYDEKNRYTLEFIQLTREFYLKF; from the coding sequence ATGAAAGCGGGTAACGGTTTTACGTTTAAACGATTCCATATCAATCACGATCGCTGCGCCATGAAAGTAGGAACGGACGGTATTTTGCTCGGGGCCTGGGCGGACTTGGCAAATTCCCGTTCCATTTTGGATCTTGGTACCGGTTCAGGGTTAATTGCCCTGATGCTGGCGCAACGTAGCGATGAAGACGTCCAAATCCACGGTGTTGAGCGGGATCCCGCTGCGGCACGACAGGCGCAGGAAAATTTCCGTGCTTCACCCTGGGCGCACCGTCTGTACCTGCATTTCGGCGATATTGCGGATTTTGCACAAAAGTGCGGTCAAAAATTCGATAATATTGTGGCGAATCCGCCCTATTTTGCACAAGGCGTAGATTGCCGTAATCACGCACGTAACGCCGCCCGTTATACCGCTGCGCTATCCCATGCACAATGGCTGGAAATCGCATCCTCTTTACTGACGGAACAAGGCACGATTCATTTTGTGTTACCGGCGGAACAAGGTAAAACCCTGAAACAATCCACCGCACTTTATTGTGTTCGCCAATGCGATGTTATTTCCAAACAAGGCAAAGCAGCGCAACGAGTATTATTGAGTTTTATGAAAGAAAAAAAGGAAACCGCATACAGCGAATTGACAATTTATGATGAAAAAAATCGGTACACGCTAGAATTTATTCAATTAACCCGCGAGTTTTACCTGAAATTTTGA
- a CDS encoding SLC13 family permease — protein sequence MSSTSKNPIRGLSILIVDLILFFTLLNILPFNPQENRGLALLVFIGILWLTEAFHITITALLVPVFAIGLGVLNTKAAFAPFSEPIIFMFFGGFVIAAVLNIQKIDLWIANHVIRLARGSLKLTVFYLFAVTNLLSFFINNTAVAALMLPLTLGILHKVDMKTNRNLYVFVLLGIAFSASIGGIATLVGSAPNAIMASQIKISFSEWLAYGVPVTFLLLIAMMITLLLVLRPNFNVPFDVEIEEIPMTGKRIITLIVFALTAAFLIFSSVLEPIVRETLGLTSAIRSFDALIAMIAVMAFALSGTATWSQIQERTEWGVLLLCGGGMVLSIVLKDTGASKILAETIVSYIGDKNWWLMAIVMAAFILFLTEFTSNTASAALLMPIYISVASSLGLPPISLAAIIACGASCAFMLPIATPPNAIVFATGYIKQKDMLRVGIILNTISILVVGSLSYFFWMTWW from the coding sequence ATGTCAAGTACCAGCAAAAATCCCATCAGAGGACTAAGTATTTTAATCGTTGATCTGATACTCTTCTTTACTCTATTAAACATCCTGCCCTTTAATCCCCAGGAAAACCGAGGTCTCGCCCTGCTGGTTTTTATCGGCATTTTATGGCTGACCGAAGCTTTCCATATTACGATTACCGCTTTGCTTGTGCCGGTTTTTGCTATCGGATTGGGCGTACTGAATACTAAAGCGGCATTTGCTCCTTTTTCCGAACCGATCATCTTTATGTTTTTCGGCGGTTTTGTCATTGCGGCCGTATTAAATATTCAGAAAATCGATCTATGGATTGCCAATCACGTCATCCGTTTGGCTCGGGGAAGTCTAAAACTTACTGTTTTCTATCTTTTTGCCGTCACCAATCTGTTGTCTTTTTTCATCAACAACACGGCCGTCGCCGCGTTGATGTTGCCGCTGACACTGGGTATTCTGCATAAAGTAGACATGAAAACCAATCGCAATCTGTACGTTTTCGTGTTGCTCGGCATTGCTTTCAGCGCCAGTATCGGCGGTATTGCCACACTGGTGGGTTCGGCTCCCAATGCTATTATGGCCTCGCAAATCAAAATATCCTTCTCAGAATGGCTGGCATACGGCGTGCCGGTGACATTTCTGCTTTTGATTGCCATGATGATAACGCTGTTATTGGTTCTGCGTCCTAATTTTAATGTGCCGTTCGATGTCGAAATCGAAGAAATTCCAATGACCGGCAAACGCATTATCACATTAATTGTCTTTGCCTTGACTGCAGCATTTCTGATTTTCAGTTCCGTGCTTGAACCTATTGTACGGGAAACGCTAGGATTAACCTCTGCTATCCGAAGTTTTGATGCGTTAATTGCGATGATCGCGGTAATGGCGTTCGCCTTAAGTGGTACGGCGACATGGAGTCAGATTCAGGAACGTACGGAATGGGGCGTACTGCTGCTCTGTGGCGGCGGTATGGTATTAAGCATCGTGCTGAAAGATACCGGAGCCAGTAAAATTTTAGCGGAAACCATCGTTTCCTATATCGGCGATAAAAACTGGTGGCTAATGGCGATCGTGATGGCGGCGTTTATTTTATTCTTAACCGAATTTACCTCTAACACCGCAAGTGCCGCTCTGCTTATGCCGATTTATATTTCCGTGGCGAGCTCGCTGGGATTACCGCCTATTTCGCTGGCGGCAATCATCGCCTGCGGAGCATCCTGTGCATTTATGCTACCGATTGCCACTCCGCCGAACGCCATCGTATTTGCTACGGGTTATATCAAGCAAAAAGACATGCTGCGTGTCGGTATAATTTTAAATACTATCAGCATACTGGTTGTCGGTTCTTTATCTTATTTCTTCTGGATGACATGGTGGTAA